In uncultured Draconibacterium sp., one genomic interval encodes:
- a CDS encoding lipid-A-disaccharide synthase N-terminal domain-containing protein: MNNNNWYIYIIGFIAQGLFSSRLIIQWFLSEKQKKVVTPSLFWVLSLLASFVLFVYGYLRDDFAIMFGQSLTYFIYIRNLQLQGKWEKIHIILRSVIYMVPVLLVVFYFNNNVIDVDKLLKNEAIPPWLLSLGIVSQILFTFRFVYQWLYSEKHKESTLPMGFWLLSNLGSLLILIYAIIRRDPVLFVGHLMGISIYTRNIILLVKQND; encoded by the coding sequence GTGAATAATAACAATTGGTACATTTACATTATAGGTTTTATTGCGCAGGGGCTCTTTTCCTCGCGTTTAATTATCCAGTGGTTTTTATCTGAAAAACAAAAGAAAGTAGTTACCCCATCTTTGTTTTGGGTATTAAGCCTGTTGGCTTCTTTTGTGTTATTTGTTTATGGCTATTTGCGCGACGATTTCGCCATAATGTTTGGGCAAAGCCTTACTTATTTTATTTACATCAGAAACTTACAGCTACAAGGAAAATGGGAAAAAATTCATATTATCCTAAGGAGTGTTATTTACATGGTTCCCGTATTGCTGGTAGTTTTCTACTTCAACAATAATGTTATTGATGTTGACAAGCTGCTAAAAAACGAAGCCATTCCGCCTTGGCTGCTTTCATTGGGTATTGTATCGCAGATACTTTTCACATTTCGTTTTGTTTACCAATGGCTGTATTCCGAAAAACACAAAGAATCGACCTTGCCCATGGGCTTTTGGCTATTAAGCAATTTGGGTTCACTCCTTATATTGATCTACGCCATTATTCGAAGAGATCCCGTGCTTTTTGTAGGGCATTTAATGGGTATTAGCATTTATACACGCAACATAATTTTATTGGTTAAACAAAATGATTAA
- a CDS encoding glycosyltransferase family 39 protein, translated as MIKTIEKYPVLSLLVLVFLMLLPSLGELKVTIMEARNFITAREMLSDNNWILTTLNGVPRYEKPPLPTWITALFGLVFGIKNVYALRLPGVIMVWLTGVFVYLFSKKLTQDKRNSLINGIITVSSFYIVGIIIEAPWDIYTHGFMLFAIYFMYNNYQQYHLKRSLLAAAFIACSVLSKGPISLYALLLPFLLAYVVVYGVKNNFIIRTLFPLVLGVVLGSGWFVYVRLADPEAFLKIAEVETANWSSYNVKPFYFYWNFFIQSGIWTIPAVFGLLYPYMIKRVKNVAHYKLSLFWTLFSVILLSLVPEKKARYLVPVLIPLAINTGFYIYSILEKCASKIKKAEAIPVFFHFGILSLVAMLFPLVAFFMFKEVLLSNPTTFLVYCLGLFISGSFLLFFLYFKVMWSSFYTSVFIVILLFVAVVPVNPGFANQNINYNSIAQLKYEAAEENIPVYVLDQITPENLWEYGGIIDKIQKNDDGYIFPKINRFGVLVNDSSLINSGKFDSTYIIDKKEIYDLNLGKFNTRKHKQRYVNNYYVFTKK; from the coding sequence ATGATTAAAACCATTGAGAAATACCCGGTTTTAAGCCTGCTGGTGCTGGTTTTTCTTATGTTATTACCAAGTCTTGGCGAATTAAAAGTAACCATAATGGAAGCACGCAATTTTATAACAGCGCGTGAAATGCTTAGCGATAACAACTGGATTTTAACCACATTGAACGGGGTACCGCGTTACGAAAAACCGCCACTGCCTACCTGGATCACTGCACTATTCGGCTTGGTATTTGGAATTAAAAATGTATATGCATTAAGACTACCCGGAGTGATTATGGTCTGGCTTACCGGGGTTTTTGTTTACTTGTTTTCTAAAAAACTTACCCAAGACAAACGTAACAGCTTAATAAACGGAATTATTACTGTTAGCTCGTTTTATATTGTGGGGATAATAATTGAAGCCCCCTGGGATATTTACACCCACGGTTTTATGCTGTTTGCTATTTATTTCATGTACAACAACTATCAGCAATACCATTTAAAACGGTCCTTACTTGCTGCTGCATTTATTGCTTGCTCGGTGCTGAGTAAAGGCCCAATTTCACTTTATGCACTGCTGTTACCTTTTTTATTGGCTTATGTCGTGGTTTACGGAGTAAAGAACAACTTTATTATCCGTACCCTTTTTCCCTTGGTGTTGGGTGTGGTTTTGGGGAGCGGGTGGTTCGTATACGTGCGTTTGGCCGACCCCGAAGCATTTTTGAAAATTGCAGAAGTTGAAACTGCAAATTGGTCGAGTTACAACGTTAAACCCTTCTATTTTTATTGGAACTTCTTCATCCAAAGTGGTATCTGGACAATTCCGGCGGTGTTTGGATTACTGTATCCATACATGATTAAACGAGTAAAAAATGTGGCACACTACAAACTAAGCCTGTTTTGGACTCTCTTTTCAGTAATACTGTTATCCCTTGTTCCGGAAAAAAAAGCACGCTATCTGGTTCCGGTTCTTATCCCTTTGGCTATAAATACAGGATTTTACATTTATTCCATTTTAGAGAAATGTGCCTCAAAAATTAAAAAAGCAGAGGCAATACCTGTATTCTTTCACTTTGGCATTTTGTCACTTGTAGCTATGCTTTTTCCCCTGGTCGCGTTTTTTATGTTTAAAGAAGTGCTGCTATCCAATCCCACTACCTTTTTAGTTTATTGCCTGGGGCTTTTTATCTCCGGAAGTTTTCTACTTTTCTTTCTGTATTTTAAAGTTATGTGGTCGTCGTTTTATACATCAGTTTTTATTGTTATACTTCTTTTTGTTGCAGTTGTGCCTGTTAATCCAGGTTTCGCCAATCAAAACATCAACTACAATTCAATCGCTCAACTTAAATACGAAGCTGCAGAAGAAAATATACCTGTTTATGTATTAGACCAGATTACGCCCGAAAACCTATGGGAATATGGAGGGATTATTGATAAAATACAGAAAAATGATGATGGCTATATTTTCCCCAAGATCAATAGGTTTGGCGTATTGGTAAACGATTCAAGCCTTATAAACTCAGGCAAATTTGATTCAACTTACATAATTGATAAAAAAGAAATATATGATTTGAACCTGGGAAAGTTTAACACCCGAAAGCATAAACAACGCTACGTTAACAACTACTATGTTTTTACGAAGAAGTAA